A genomic window from Micromonospora violae includes:
- a CDS encoding tetratricopeptide repeat protein, translating into MNRDRSDAPAPAGYALTNTGDAWTDAPASIAISGLVHGDVTLGLPRYRLTALAGRAARPAETLRLAELLDARHRVVPFLGREEEQRALGEWLTARRDRPDRAVQLIHAPGGQGKTRLADQFADTARKAGWEVLRAYLDPGEPDRVGTADRRRATAGLLVLVDYGDWWPGSDLRALFTDPRLHREGPVRVLVLARAVGYWWQALRHWLRATLRMAVDEFELTPLAPDADARERLFHAAAARFAALISHSRIDAVRAPDLSDPAYGSALSLQLAALVAVAVSHDRTLRVPATLVDMFGYLLDREVAHWRQLLAGDAVTTGVEQLDRAVLVAILAGPVPYYVGQSVAGCAGVGSEPGRVAQLLADHSICYPPRNAGWVLEPLQPDRLGEAYLALALPGHRWSSYAPKPWAVGVVRAVLSGAGMSTAQAARVRAGALTVLAEVAAGWPHVATTVLLPALRDDPTLATAAGGAVLAKIVDLPDVDVELLARIEPFLPPRRHVDFDNVACEVVARLAADRLARNPDPVERARLHIAYGRRLANAGDRRAALAQTDLAVAAGNAAVAATASPETFALLALALHLRAHRLAALTRYPAALASARRAVDLLTPLAEDPGDEAESYRWALAEALDNLALRLSHVKRHDEAEEAGRRAVELFTAGRRSARGERGLAGAFANLAVIEAHRGRREEALATVREAERIWRRLSHDEPSVYRPELALALNTVSLRHAELGQLNAAVTAAEESVGILRDLVRANAAAFELDLAAVLANLSGHLWQLDRRTEAFQCNAEAEEVFGRWGGANPQAFSLHLRRLRENIKAMLATQSPVDLRRWELGAQSFNS; encoded by the coding sequence ATGAACCGCGACCGGTCCGACGCCCCGGCCCCGGCCGGATACGCCCTCACCAACACCGGCGACGCCTGGACGGACGCCCCGGCCAGCATCGCCATCTCCGGGCTCGTCCACGGCGACGTCACCCTCGGGTTGCCGCGCTACCGACTGACCGCCCTGGCCGGCCGGGCAGCACGCCCGGCGGAGACCCTGCGCCTCGCCGAATTGCTCGACGCGCGACACCGGGTGGTCCCCTTCCTCGGCCGAGAGGAGGAGCAGCGGGCGCTGGGGGAGTGGCTGACCGCCAGGCGTGACCGGCCGGACCGCGCGGTGCAGCTGATCCACGCGCCGGGCGGCCAGGGTAAGACGCGCCTCGCCGACCAGTTCGCGGACACCGCCCGCAAGGCCGGCTGGGAGGTGCTGCGTGCCTATCTTGATCCGGGTGAGCCGGATCGCGTCGGCACGGCCGATCGGCGCCGGGCCACCGCCGGGCTCCTGGTGCTCGTCGACTACGGCGACTGGTGGCCCGGCAGTGACCTGCGAGCCCTGTTCACCGATCCTCGGCTGCACCGCGAGGGCCCGGTCCGGGTGCTGGTCCTGGCCCGGGCCGTCGGGTACTGGTGGCAGGCGTTGCGGCACTGGCTGCGGGCCACCCTGAGGATGGCTGTCGACGAGTTCGAGCTGACCCCGTTGGCACCCGACGCGGACGCCAGGGAACGGCTCTTCCACGCCGCCGCCGCCCGTTTCGCCGCGCTCATCTCCCACTCCCGAATCGACGCGGTGCGCGCACCGGATCTGTCCGACCCGGCGTACGGGTCGGCACTGAGCCTGCAACTGGCCGCGCTGGTCGCCGTGGCGGTCAGCCACGATCGGACCCTGCGGGTGCCGGCCACGTTGGTGGACATGTTCGGATACCTGCTCGACCGGGAGGTCGCGCACTGGCGGCAGTTGCTGGCCGGCGACGCCGTCACCACCGGTGTCGAGCAGCTCGATCGTGCGGTTCTCGTCGCGATCCTGGCCGGTCCCGTCCCGTACTACGTGGGCCAGTCGGTCGCGGGCTGCGCCGGTGTGGGCAGTGAGCCGGGCAGGGTGGCCCAGCTCCTGGCCGACCACTCGATCTGCTATCCACCCCGCAACGCCGGTTGGGTGTTGGAGCCGTTGCAGCCCGACCGCCTCGGGGAGGCGTACCTGGCGTTGGCGCTTCCCGGCCACCGTTGGTCGTCGTACGCTCCGAAGCCGTGGGCGGTCGGGGTCGTCCGCGCGGTACTGAGCGGTGCGGGCATGTCCACCGCGCAGGCGGCCCGGGTCCGGGCGGGTGCGCTCACCGTGCTCGCCGAGGTGGCGGCCGGCTGGCCGCACGTGGCCACCACGGTGCTCCTGCCGGCCCTGCGTGACGACCCGACGCTCGCCACCGCCGCCGGTGGGGCGGTACTCGCGAAGATCGTCGACCTGCCGGACGTGGATGTCGAGCTGCTGGCCCGGATCGAGCCCTTCCTGCCGCCCCGTCGGCACGTCGACTTCGACAACGTGGCGTGCGAGGTGGTGGCCCGCCTGGCGGCGGACCGTCTCGCCCGCAATCCGGACCCGGTCGAGCGGGCCCGGTTGCACATCGCGTACGGGCGTCGGCTGGCCAATGCGGGGGACCGTCGGGCGGCGCTGGCGCAGACCGACCTGGCCGTCGCGGCCGGCAATGCCGCAGTGGCCGCCACCGCCTCGCCCGAGACGTTCGCGCTGCTCGCCCTGGCTCTGCACCTGCGGGCGCACCGACTCGCCGCACTGACTCGCTACCCCGCGGCGTTGGCCAGTGCACGACGGGCCGTGGATCTGCTCACCCCGCTCGCCGAGGACCCGGGCGACGAGGCCGAGTCGTACCGGTGGGCGCTCGCGGAGGCGCTGGACAATCTCGCCCTTCGGCTGTCGCACGTCAAGCGGCACGACGAGGCCGAGGAGGCGGGTCGACGGGCGGTCGAGTTGTTCACCGCTGGTCGCAGGTCGGCGCGGGGTGAGCGCGGTCTCGCGGGGGCGTTCGCCAACCTGGCGGTGATCGAGGCGCATCGGGGCCGGCGCGAGGAGGCGCTGGCGACCGTCCGCGAGGCGGAGCGGATCTGGCGTCGGCTCAGCCACGACGAGCCGTCCGTGTACCGGCCCGAACTGGCGCTCGCGTTGAACACGGTCAGCCTGCGCCACGCCGAGCTGGGGCAGTTGAACGCTGCGGTGACGGCCGCCGAGGAGTCGGTGGGCATCCTCCGCGACCTCGTCCGGGCCAACGCGGCGGCCTTCGAACTCGACCTGGCCGCCGTCCTGGCGAACCTGAGTGGACACCTCTGGCAACTGGATCGTCGCACCGAGGCGTTCCAGTGCAACGCCGAGGCCGAGGAGGTCTTCGGCCGCTGGGGCGGGGCGAATCCGCAGGCGTTCTCCCTGCACCTGCGCCGCCTGCGGGAGAACATCAAGGCGATGCTGGCCACGCAGTCTCCGGTCGACCTACGCCGCTGGGAGTTGGGCGCGCAGTCGTTCAACAGCTGA
- a CDS encoding peptidoglycan-binding domain-containing protein has product MSSFHYVRRVLKKVAVPAVGAALAIGLNVTIATPAAASGSYTGRAYIYGTGAVPDDFDDEGVVNVSTHRNSNVACLWQTILWANGYLPSSGIDGVFGDQTDAATRNFQRDKGLSADGSAGRNSWTKAGDRLVQRDNQSGWLYVVYRGVTGSRSAYGSHEFVLQRSPDGNYRFYPPQGGGPYWATYNTRSC; this is encoded by the coding sequence ATGTCCTCGTTCCACTACGTCCGTCGCGTACTCAAAAAGGTCGCTGTGCCCGCTGTCGGCGCGGCGTTGGCCATCGGCCTCAACGTCACGATCGCCACGCCGGCCGCTGCCAGCGGCTCCTACACCGGTCGGGCGTACATCTACGGCACCGGAGCGGTGCCCGACGACTTCGATGACGAGGGCGTCGTCAACGTCAGCACGCACCGCAACTCGAACGTCGCCTGCCTGTGGCAGACCATCCTGTGGGCGAACGGTTACCTGCCCTCGTCGGGGATCGACGGCGTCTTCGGTGACCAGACCGATGCCGCGACGAGGAATTTCCAGCGCGACAAGGGCCTTTCCGCCGACGGTTCGGCGGGCCGCAACAGCTGGACGAAGGCCGGCGACCGGCTTGTGCAGCGCGACAACCAGAGCGGCTGGCTGTACGTGGTGTACCGGGGGGTGACGGGTTCCAGGAGCGCGTACGGCTCGCACGAATTCGTCCTGCAACGCTCGCCCGACGGAAACTACCGGTTCTACCCGCCGCAGGGCGGCGGACCCTACTGGGCCACTTACAACACCCGCAGCTGCTGA
- a CDS encoding response regulator, with amino-acid sequence MSGIRVLLVDDQALLRHSLAMIINNEPDLAVVGEAGDGARAVACARTTRPDVVLMDVRMPHLDGLKATRRICTDPALSATRVLVLSMFELDEYVYEALHAGASGFLLKDARPDELIEAIRRTHRGESLFAPSIVTRLVAHYVTAPRPDRPTQALRRLTSREVEVLTLIGGGLSNDEIATALVISVKTVKTHITHLMAKLAVRDRAQLVIAAFDAGLVRPRC; translated from the coding sequence GTGAGCGGCATCCGTGTGCTTCTGGTGGACGACCAGGCGCTGCTCCGACACAGCCTCGCCATGATCATCAACAACGAGCCGGACCTGGCGGTCGTCGGCGAGGCCGGCGACGGTGCGCGGGCCGTGGCGTGCGCCCGCACCACCCGTCCGGACGTTGTCCTGATGGATGTCCGGATGCCGCACCTCGACGGCCTCAAGGCCACCCGTCGCATCTGTACCGACCCGGCGCTGTCGGCTACCCGCGTCCTGGTCCTGAGCATGTTCGAACTCGACGAGTACGTCTACGAGGCGTTGCACGCGGGCGCGTCCGGGTTCCTGCTCAAGGACGCCCGCCCCGACGAGCTGATCGAGGCGATCCGCCGCACACACCGCGGTGAATCGCTGTTCGCGCCGTCGATCGTCACCCGGCTCGTCGCGCACTACGTCACGGCGCCCCGACCGGATCGGCCGACGCAGGCACTGCGGCGGCTGACCAGCCGTGAGGTCGAGGTGCTGACACTGATCGGTGGTGGCTTGTCGAACGACGAGATCGCTACCGCTCTGGTGATCTCGGTGAAGACGGTGAAGACACACATCACGCACCTGATGGCGAAGCTGGCCGTGCGAGACCGGGCGCAGCTCGTGATCGCGGCGTTCGACGCAGGTCTCGTGCGTCCACGCTGTTGA
- a CDS encoding sensor histidine kinase, translating into MNAHPRPSGRSRVVPVVAVVISVLVMAACTVGARGPLAVVLPPLLVGGAVAAAVWAVRRSRADRTAYESRLTAWAASEAVLGERLRIARDLHDIVSHGLGLITVRAAATRHLPKPAEVQAALTDIEEASRHATAELRRMLLVLREPSAASRRAPVDNLDDLPAIVQGASLTGIRTRLTVEPLGPVSQGVQVAVCQTVREALSNAARHAGPTDVRVRVYRDAPYVVVAVADTGPSVDGWRALPGAGQGLAGLRERVGSLGGTLSAEHVDAGFCLTARIRDDAA; encoded by the coding sequence GTGAACGCGCATCCGCGCCCATCCGGGCGGTCCAGGGTCGTGCCGGTGGTCGCCGTGGTGATCAGCGTGTTGGTGATGGCCGCGTGTACGGTCGGCGCGCGGGGCCCACTCGCGGTCGTACTGCCGCCGTTGCTTGTCGGCGGCGCTGTCGCGGCTGCGGTGTGGGCGGTGCGGCGCTCGCGCGCCGACCGAACCGCCTACGAATCGCGGCTGACCGCCTGGGCCGCCTCCGAGGCGGTCCTCGGCGAACGGTTGCGGATCGCCCGCGACCTGCACGACATCGTCTCGCACGGCCTGGGTCTGATCACGGTCCGCGCGGCGGCCACCCGGCATCTACCCAAGCCGGCCGAGGTGCAGGCGGCTCTCACCGATATCGAGGAGGCGAGCCGGCACGCGACGGCCGAGCTACGCCGCATGCTCCTGGTCCTGCGGGAGCCGTCGGCCGCCAGCCGTCGTGCGCCGGTGGACAACCTCGACGACCTGCCCGCCATCGTGCAGGGGGCGTCGCTCACCGGGATCCGGACACGGCTGACGGTCGAACCGCTCGGCCCGGTGTCGCAGGGTGTGCAGGTCGCCGTCTGCCAGACGGTGCGGGAGGCGCTCAGTAACGCCGCGCGGCACGCGGGCCCGACGGACGTGCGGGTCCGGGTGTATCGGGACGCCCCATATGTGGTGGTCGCGGTGGCTGACACCGGCCCGTCAGTCGACGGATGGCGAGCTTTGCCGGGTGCCGGGCAGGGGCTGGCCGGGTTGCGCGAGCGGGTCGGCAGTCTCGGCGGCACGCTGTCGGCGGAGCACGTCGACGCGGGCTTCTGCCTGACCGCGCGGATTCGGGACGACGCGGCGTGA
- a CDS encoding ABC transporter ATP-binding protein produces MITIDRVSKTKGRTQILYDVSFEARPGRISGFLGPNGAGKTSTLRILLGLDSPQSGTALVCGRPYRKLVRPLTTVGALLDGSGAHRARTARAHLRWVATSNGLPGSRADEVLEIVGLSGAARKRAGRLSLGMSRRLGLATALLGDPAVLVLDEPVNGLDPAGIRWMRGFLRDSAAQGRTVLLSSHLMGELAEIVDDVIVIDKGRIVTHGSLADVTAGHHTLEDAFFALTATEAGGSW; encoded by the coding sequence ATGATCACGATCGATCGCGTCAGCAAGACCAAGGGCAGGACGCAGATCCTGTACGACGTCAGCTTCGAGGCCCGACCCGGCCGGATCAGCGGCTTCCTCGGGCCGAACGGAGCCGGCAAGACCTCGACGCTCCGTATCCTGCTCGGTTTGGACAGTCCGCAGAGCGGGACCGCGCTGGTCTGCGGGCGCCCGTATCGGAAGCTGGTCCGGCCGCTCACGACGGTCGGCGCGCTCCTCGACGGCAGCGGTGCGCATCGGGCCCGCACGGCCCGCGCCCACCTGCGGTGGGTAGCCACGAGCAACGGCCTACCGGGCTCCCGCGCCGACGAGGTCCTCGAAATCGTGGGTCTGTCCGGTGCTGCGCGCAAGCGCGCCGGCCGACTGTCCCTCGGCATGAGCCGGCGGCTCGGGCTCGCCACGGCGCTGCTCGGCGACCCTGCGGTGCTGGTCCTGGACGAGCCGGTCAACGGCCTCGATCCGGCCGGGATCCGCTGGATGCGCGGGTTCCTCCGCGACAGCGCCGCGCAGGGTCGCACCGTCCTGCTCTCCAGCCACCTGATGGGCGAACTGGCGGAAATCGTCGACGACGTCATCGTGATCGACAAGGGTCGGATCGTGACCCACGGCAGCCTCGCCGACGTCACCGCCGGGCATCACACCCTTGAGGACGCCTTCTTCGCGTTGACCGCCACCGAGGCGGGCGGCTCGTGGTGA
- a CDS encoding cupin domain-containing protein, which yields MLIVEGAGRWTVPAGATNDWVEHLRVPDLSVGTYCIPAGGVDDQSPHTEDEIYVVTAGRARIVTPDGAAEVGPGSVIFVPAGEEHRFDEVTEDLALLVVFGPAYGSRAPDQPAE from the coding sequence ATGCTGATCGTCGAAGGCGCGGGCCGGTGGACCGTACCCGCCGGGGCCACCAACGACTGGGTCGAACATTTGAGAGTGCCCGACCTGTCGGTGGGGACGTACTGCATCCCGGCGGGCGGTGTCGACGATCAGAGCCCGCACACCGAGGATGAGATTTACGTGGTCACCGCGGGGCGGGCCCGGATCGTGACCCCGGACGGCGCGGCCGAGGTCGGCCCCGGTTCGGTGATCTTCGTGCCGGCCGGCGAGGAGCACCGGTTCGACGAGGTGACCGAGGACCTGGCGCTACTGGTGGTGTTCGGCCCTGCGTACGGCTCGCGCGCTCCCGATCAGCCAGCCGAGTAG